A window of the Acidimicrobiales bacterium genome harbors these coding sequences:
- a CDS encoding class I adenylate-forming enzyme family protein, with translation MSNEPTTDRVAAITQLTAPGSPFEIVRATVGGVELPVYANAAPSMRAVYERSLEYGDRTFLVHADTRWSYREHGERVRRLAAHLTELGIGQGDRVVIAMRNYPEWVLAFWTIQAIGAVAVPLNAWWTASELEYGLDDSGAVAAVVDDERLVRLTDRLPVLRAVYVARSREAVPAWAHRLEDVIEAAGEPPALPAVEIAPDDPSTIMYTSGTTGRPKGAVQTHRNHCTNLMNTTLGGALAAAMAPAPTGQTLPATPAPTVGLQTFPFFHIGGLTGLYVSTAFGATLVCMYKWDPAEAVRLIVAEGITSVSGVPTVIRQLFDELDREGVVAESLGSVSSGGAPVPPSLIDRIGERSGRGIRPANGYGLTETTSAVVSNSGADYYDHSDSVGRPVPVAEVSIRDELGQAVTDGTTGELWVRGPNVVAGYWNNPEATAAAFTDGWFHTGDAAYVDNGFVYVVDRLKDVVLRGGENVYCAEVEAALHAIPGIVDVAVIGVPHDVLGEEVAAIVELAPDAELTGAEIQRRLAEHLASFKVPSIVRRTSEPLPRTATGKVLKRDLRSAVERGDPIFVTLD, from the coding sequence ATGTCGAATGAACCAACGACGGATCGTGTCGCCGCCATCACCCAACTGACGGCACCGGGCAGCCCGTTCGAGATCGTCAGGGCAACCGTCGGCGGCGTGGAGCTGCCGGTGTATGCGAACGCTGCGCCCTCGATGCGGGCGGTGTACGAGCGGAGCCTCGAGTACGGGGACCGCACGTTCCTCGTCCACGCCGACACTCGCTGGTCGTACCGTGAACACGGTGAGCGGGTGCGCAGGTTGGCGGCTCACCTCACCGAGCTCGGCATCGGGCAGGGTGATCGAGTGGTCATCGCCATGCGCAACTACCCCGAATGGGTGCTGGCATTCTGGACGATCCAGGCCATCGGGGCCGTGGCGGTGCCCCTCAACGCGTGGTGGACCGCCTCCGAGCTCGAGTATGGCTTGGATGACTCCGGAGCGGTCGCTGCGGTGGTCGACGACGAGCGGCTCGTTCGCCTGACCGATCGGCTGCCGGTGCTCCGAGCGGTCTACGTCGCCCGGTCTCGTGAGGCGGTGCCGGCATGGGCGCATCGGTTGGAAGATGTCATCGAGGCAGCGGGTGAGCCGCCGGCGCTGCCGGCGGTCGAGATCGCTCCCGATGACCCGTCCACCATCATGTACACCTCGGGGACGACCGGTCGCCCGAAGGGAGCGGTCCAGACCCACCGCAATCACTGCACGAATCTGATGAACACCACCCTGGGCGGCGCGCTGGCGGCTGCCATGGCCCCTGCGCCAACGGGCCAGACCCTGCCTGCGACGCCGGCACCCACGGTCGGGCTGCAGACCTTCCCGTTCTTCCACATCGGGGGACTCACGGGGCTCTACGTGTCGACGGCGTTCGGCGCCACCCTCGTGTGCATGTACAAGTGGGACCCAGCCGAAGCCGTCCGCCTGATCGTTGCCGAGGGCATCACGAGCGTGTCGGGCGTGCCCACGGTGATCCGTCAACTCTTCGACGAGCTGGATCGTGAGGGTGTCGTTGCCGAGTCACTCGGATCGGTGTCATCCGGCGGTGCGCCCGTGCCGCCGAGTCTGATCGACCGGATCGGTGAGCGTTCCGGTCGTGGCATCCGTCCGGCCAATGGCTACGGCCTCACCGAGACCACGTCGGCCGTGGTGTCGAACTCGGGGGCCGACTACTACGACCACTCCGATTCCGTCGGCCGCCCGGTCCCGGTGGCCGAGGTGAGCATTCGCGACGAACTCGGCCAGGCGGTCACCGACGGCACCACCGGTGAGCTGTGGGTGAGGGGACCGAACGTCGTGGCCGGCTACTGGAACAATCCCGAGGCCACCGCCGCGGCGTTCACCGACGGTTGGTTCCACACCGGCGACGCGGCGTACGTCGACAACGGCTTCGTGTACGTGGTCGATCGGCTGAAGGACGTCGTGTTGCGCGGCGGCGAGAACGTGTACTGCGCCGAGGTGGAAGCGGCCCTTCATGCCATTCCGGGAATCGTCGACGTCGCCGTGATCGGTGTGCCACACGATGTGCTCGGCGAGGAGGTCGCCGCCATCGTCGAACTCGCCCCCGATGCCGAGCTGACCGGCGCCGAGATCCAACGCCGGTTGGCCGAGCATCTGGCCTCGTTCAAGGTGCCATCGATCGTTCGCCGAACGTCCGAGCCGCTCCCGAGAACGGCCACGGGCAAGGTGCTCAAGCGTGACCTGCGCTCCGCCGTCGAGCGCGGTGATCCGATCTTCGTCACGCTCGACTGA
- a CDS encoding MFS transporter → MATKDDQYRERVRAWVFYDWANSAFATTILAAVLPVYYSTVAGSTLSSPAEATRYYTLTLSLSVLVVALLSPVLGAAADEAGWRKRFLLIFATIGIVATLAMFGIGEGDWLLASILFAVARIGFGTSNVFYDALLPHVARPDDIDRVSARGYAFGYLGGGLLLAANVVAIFALPDDNLGVRLSLASVGVWWALFSTPLIRSVAEPPGLGSRRAIDAVKSGVTDVMITLRGLGELPDLKRFLIAFLIYNDGINAVITVAAIYGAELGFGAIELTLAILLVQFVGIPYSLLFGSLLSADRIRRRFLTMFVIANIVLLPAFGIGARWFASADVSGASLDGFVEEGVVELDRSTSPVTFRWNGQSVEITHDAGPDHGDIAVLVDGNPLVDDDGELFVIDTDNPTDRTGETEVIELDEAGSHQLTLQLISGSGERFRIESIEVLPPPRSSSIPTILVLILVSQVLAVVVAAVASRRFTSLADGLTTKGAITIALAAYCVIAVWGFALDSVVEFWFLAWLVAVCQGGSQALSRSLFTRLIPERRSGEFFGFFSVVSKFASIISPLVFVASVTIFDSSRPAVLALVVFFAAGIYLLRAVDVERGRDLARRLSEVG, encoded by the coding sequence GTGGCCACCAAGGACGACCAGTACCGCGAGCGAGTACGGGCGTGGGTGTTCTACGACTGGGCGAACTCGGCGTTCGCCACGACGATCCTCGCAGCCGTCCTGCCGGTGTACTACTCGACGGTCGCTGGATCGACGTTGTCCTCGCCGGCCGAGGCCACCCGCTACTACACCCTCACGCTCAGCCTGTCGGTGCTCGTGGTGGCGCTGCTCAGTCCGGTGCTCGGCGCCGCGGCCGACGAGGCCGGCTGGCGAAAGCGCTTCCTGCTGATCTTCGCGACGATCGGCATCGTTGCCACGCTCGCCATGTTCGGGATCGGTGAAGGCGACTGGCTCCTGGCCTCGATCCTGTTCGCCGTCGCCCGGATCGGGTTCGGCACATCGAATGTCTTCTACGACGCGCTACTGCCGCACGTCGCCCGGCCCGACGACATCGATCGCGTGTCGGCACGGGGGTACGCCTTCGGTTACCTCGGCGGCGGACTGCTCCTGGCCGCCAACGTGGTCGCCATCTTCGCACTGCCCGACGACAACCTCGGTGTCCGGCTGAGCCTGGCGTCGGTCGGTGTGTGGTGGGCGCTGTTCTCGACCCCGCTGATCCGTTCGGTGGCCGAGCCCCCAGGACTGGGATCGCGTCGGGCGATCGACGCGGTGAAGTCCGGCGTCACCGACGTGATGATCACGCTCCGAGGCTTGGGCGAGTTGCCCGACCTGAAGCGCTTCCTGATCGCGTTCTTGATCTACAACGACGGCATCAACGCGGTCATCACGGTGGCGGCGATCTACGGCGCCGAGCTCGGGTTCGGCGCCATCGAACTCACCCTCGCCATCCTGCTCGTGCAGTTCGTCGGCATCCCCTACAGCCTGCTCTTCGGGTCCCTGCTGTCGGCGGATCGAATCCGCCGGCGCTTCCTCACGATGTTCGTGATCGCCAACATCGTGCTGCTCCCGGCCTTCGGCATCGGGGCTCGATGGTTCGCGTCGGCCGATGTGAGCGGTGCGTCGCTCGACGGGTTCGTCGAAGAAGGTGTGGTCGAGCTCGATCGATCGACCAGCCCGGTCACCTTCCGATGGAATGGCCAATCGGTCGAGATCACCCACGATGCCGGACCCGACCACGGCGACATCGCCGTGCTGGTCGACGGCAACCCGCTTGTCGATGACGACGGTGAGCTGTTCGTGATCGATACCGACAATCCGACGGACCGCACCGGCGAGACCGAGGTGATCGAGCTGGATGAAGCCGGGAGCCATCAGCTCACGCTCCAACTCATCAGCGGGTCCGGCGAGCGCTTCCGCATCGAGTCCATCGAGGTGCTGCCGCCTCCGAGGTCGTCGAGCATCCCGACCATCCTCGTGCTGATCCTGGTGTCCCAGGTGCTGGCCGTCGTCGTTGCGGCGGTCGCCAGTCGTCGGTTCACGAGTCTCGCCGACGGCCTCACCACCAAGGGAGCGATCACGATCGCACTGGCGGCGTACTGTGTGATCGCCGTGTGGGGTTTCGCTCTCGACTCCGTGGTCGAGTTCTGGTTCCTCGCCTGGTTGGTCGCCGTGTGCCAGGGGGGAAGCCAGGCCTTGTCGCGGTCACTGTTCACCCGGCTCATCCCTGAGCGTCGCAGCGGCGAGTTCTTCGGGTTCTTCTCGGTGGTGTCGAAGTTCGCGTCGATCATCTCGCCGTTGGTGTTCGTGGCGAGCGTGACGATCTTCGACTCCAGTCGACCGGCCGTTCTGGCACTGGTCGTGTTCTTCGCCGCGGGGATCTACCTGTTGCGAGCCGTCGACGTCGAACGAGGACGCGACCTCGCCCGTCGACTCTCAGAGGTCGGCTGA
- a CDS encoding alpha/beta hydrolase, with amino-acid sequence MSYHPGRSRQVPVASGVELRTVWWEPEGPPVGSPWLLVHGLASNARLWDGVGRRLAAAGRLAVAVDQRAHGLSSKIDGPFDMGTVADDLLHLLDALGWDKANLVGQSWGGNVVIEAAVRHPDRVALVVGVDGGAIDLSTRFPDWSAAELALAPPRLAGTPLERIEQWLATSADDWPEEGRQGTLANFEVTPGETATVSPWLTFERHLSVLRGLWEHDPFERFAHVSAPLLLIGADDGTGPSDKHEAIDRAVALAPVARSVWFRPAHHDVHAQKPDEVAELLLRAADDPAFFSERSADL; translated from the coding sequence ATGAGCTACCACCCCGGTCGCTCGCGTCAGGTGCCGGTGGCGTCGGGGGTCGAGCTCCGCACCGTCTGGTGGGAGCCCGAGGGTCCCCCGGTCGGTTCGCCGTGGCTGCTCGTCCATGGACTCGCCTCGAACGCTCGGCTGTGGGACGGGGTCGGGCGTCGACTCGCCGCGGCCGGCCGACTCGCCGTAGCGGTCGACCAGCGAGCACACGGGCTGTCGAGCAAAATCGACGGCCCGTTCGACATGGGCACCGTTGCCGACGATCTGCTCCATCTCCTCGACGCGCTCGGCTGGGACAAGGCGAATCTGGTCGGGCAATCGTGGGGTGGCAACGTCGTGATCGAAGCGGCGGTTCGTCATCCTGACCGCGTCGCACTGGTGGTCGGGGTCGACGGCGGCGCCATCGACCTCTCCACCCGATTCCCCGACTGGTCGGCGGCCGAACTCGCTCTTGCCCCACCCCGGCTGGCCGGCACGCCGCTCGAGCGAATCGAGCAGTGGCTGGCCACGTCGGCCGATGATTGGCCCGAGGAAGGCCGCCAGGGAACGCTCGCCAACTTCGAGGTGACGCCGGGTGAGACCGCCACCGTGTCGCCGTGGCTGACCTTCGAGCGTCACCTCTCGGTGCTGCGAGGATTGTGGGAGCACGATCCCTTCGAGCGGTTCGCCCATGTGTCGGCACCGCTCCTGCTGATCGGCGCCGACGACGGGACCGGTCCGTCCGACAAGCACGAGGCGATCGACCGCGCCGTGGCGCTCGCTCCCGTCGCTCGGAGTGTGTGGTTCCGACCGGCGCATCACGACGTGCACGCCCAGAAACCGGACGAGGTCGCCGAGCTGCTGCTCCGGGCCGCCGACGATCCGGCCTTCTTCAGTGAACGGTCAGCCGACCTCTGA
- a CDS encoding Gfo/Idh/MocA family oxidoreductase — protein sequence MTMLTRSLDGLSDDDLDELTGRIRGGERVFVELRPGDRAAALLAGAEAVEVEPLTEWFITLADRPEAARLEREVPLHSGLRHLRPIDGEVQIVATCSVRFEHRPVLTVRRLGDGVVVGSGLDATAARAHPVIGHFIDRLLAGRDEPTIATLGVAVVGYGPFGGMGYTHGLACTETEGLELVAAVDTSPERLDAARADFPDLRGYDDAKSMAADDGVDVAIIATPPVFHAPLALDLLRAGKHVVLEKPMCLTLAQADELLSMADAAGKTLTVHQSRRWDRDYLALTRAIDQGQIGEVFNIETFVGGFEHPCRAWHSEATVSGGAVYDWGSHHIDWILQWYGAAPRRVMSNHHTRVWHDTSNVDQLSVWMQWDDGREATFRQSDIAAIRRPKFYVQGTEGTIEGHYRPLRNERIEAGRGHLDGWHHHAEAPVDLRLARYESGYGITETTLPPAPHPGWGFHRNLADHLLAGEPLAVDPRQSRAVVAVLEAAHASGESGGTLIELPDLEVP from the coding sequence ATGACGATGCTCACTCGATCACTCGACGGACTGTCCGACGACGACCTCGACGAGCTCACCGGCCGGATACGGGGCGGCGAGCGTGTGTTCGTCGAACTGCGGCCAGGCGACCGTGCCGCGGCACTCCTTGCGGGAGCCGAGGCCGTCGAGGTCGAGCCGCTGACCGAGTGGTTCATCACGCTGGCCGATCGGCCGGAGGCGGCGCGTCTCGAACGTGAGGTGCCGCTGCACTCCGGGCTCCGCCACCTGCGTCCGATCGACGGCGAGGTGCAGATCGTCGCCACATGCAGCGTCCGCTTCGAGCATCGACCGGTCCTGACCGTGCGGCGACTCGGCGACGGCGTGGTCGTCGGAAGCGGACTGGATGCGACCGCTGCCCGCGCACATCCAGTGATCGGGCACTTCATCGACCGGCTCCTGGCCGGAAGAGACGAGCCGACGATCGCCACGCTGGGCGTCGCCGTCGTCGGCTATGGCCCCTTCGGCGGCATGGGCTACACCCACGGGCTGGCCTGCACCGAGACCGAGGGACTCGAACTCGTCGCAGCGGTCGACACTTCGCCCGAGCGACTCGACGCGGCACGTGCCGACTTCCCGGACCTGCGCGGCTACGACGACGCCAAGTCGATGGCCGCCGACGATGGGGTCGACGTGGCGATCATCGCCACCCCGCCGGTCTTCCACGCTCCCCTCGCGCTCGATCTGCTCCGAGCGGGCAAGCACGTCGTCCTCGAGAAACCGATGTGCCTGACCCTGGCGCAAGCCGACGAACTGCTGTCGATGGCCGACGCCGCCGGCAAGACATTGACCGTCCACCAGAGCCGGCGCTGGGACCGCGACTACCTGGCGCTGACTCGAGCGATCGATCAGGGCCAGATCGGCGAGGTCTTCAACATCGAGACCTTCGTCGGTGGCTTCGAGCACCCGTGCCGGGCCTGGCACTCCGAAGCCACCGTCTCCGGTGGCGCCGTCTACGACTGGGGCTCGCACCACATCGACTGGATCCTGCAGTGGTACGGCGCAGCGCCTCGCCGGGTGATGAGCAACCACCACACCCGCGTGTGGCACGACACCAGCAACGTCGACCAGCTGTCGGTGTGGATGCAGTGGGACGACGGCCGCGAGGCCACGTTCCGGCAGAGCGACATCGCCGCCATCCGGCGCCCGAAGTTCTACGTCCAGGGCACCGAGGGCACGATCGAGGGCCACTATCGGCCGCTGCGCAACGAGCGGATCGAAGCCGGTCGGGGCCACCTCGACGGCTGGCACCACCACGCAGAGGCACCGGTCGATCTGCGACTGGCCCGCTACGAGAGCGGCTACGGCATCACCGAAACGACGCTGCCCCCGGCACCGCACCCGGGTTGGGGGTTCCACCGGAACCTGGCCGATCACCTGCTGGCGGGCGAACCGCTGGCGGTCGATCCTCGCCAGAGCCGGGCCGTCGTCGCCGTGCTCGAAGCCGCGCACGCCTCCGGGGAGAGCGGCGGCACGCTGATCGAACTCCCCGACCTCGAGGTGCCATGA
- a CDS encoding DUF1295 domain-containing protein — MEALLPAALAIAALMIVVWIISLVISDASIVDIAWGFGFVVVAWTVRLTVDGVAARQNLMVALVSIWGLRLAGYLAMRNLGHGEDPRYQAMRRHHGPRFPIVSLLTVFALQGVVMFVVSLPVTLGQAADSPTSLGPLAWIGALVWLVGFGFEAIGDAQMRRFQSDPANNGQVMDRGLWGWTRHPNYFGDATMWFGLWLIALETGWSGVVSVVGPVVMTYFLLNISGKALLERSIGKRRPGYADYVERTSGFFPRPPKQSTTAG; from the coding sequence ATGGAGGCGCTGCTGCCGGCGGCGTTGGCCATCGCGGCCCTCATGATCGTCGTCTGGATCATCAGCCTCGTCATCTCCGATGCATCGATCGTCGACATCGCCTGGGGCTTCGGGTTCGTCGTCGTGGCCTGGACCGTTCGTCTGACCGTCGACGGTGTCGCCGCTCGCCAGAACCTGATGGTCGCGCTGGTGAGCATCTGGGGACTGCGACTGGCGGGCTATCTGGCCATGCGCAATCTCGGCCACGGCGAGGATCCCCGCTATCAGGCGATGCGTCGACACCACGGGCCCCGCTTCCCGATCGTGTCGTTGCTCACCGTCTTCGCGCTGCAGGGCGTGGTCATGTTCGTCGTGTCGCTTCCGGTGACGCTCGGCCAGGCCGCAGACTCCCCGACCTCGCTCGGCCCATTGGCGTGGATCGGCGCCCTGGTGTGGCTCGTCGGGTTCGGATTCGAGGCGATCGGCGACGCCCAGATGCGCCGCTTCCAGTCCGATCCGGCCAACAACGGTCAGGTGATGGATCGAGGACTGTGGGGCTGGACCCGCCACCCCAACTATTTCGGCGACGCCACCATGTGGTTCGGCTTGTGGCTCATCGCGCTCGAGACCGGATGGTCTGGCGTGGTGTCGGTGGTGGGTCCGGTCGTGATGACCTACTTCCTCCTGAACATCTCGGGCAAGGCGCTGCTCGAGCGCAGCATCGGCAAACGGCGGCCGGGCTACGCCGACTACGTGGAGCGCACCTCGGGTTTCTTCCCCCGCCCGCCGAAGCAGTCGACAACCGCAGGCTGA
- a CDS encoding alanyl-tRNA editing protein, which translates to MTTTDALYLRDAELQTFSATVVEVDHEASAVALDATAFYPTGGGQPHDMGVLAFGEVEAAVVNVKKSGQLIWHTLDAEPPPVGTAVTGTIDWERRHQLMRTHTALHVLCGVIWNEWSVPVTGGNMEPLKARMDFEFDPLPDSFAERVEALVNAELDADRPIEVSFLPRETAVVDADLIRTKVNLIPESVSEIRVVDIVGLDKQADGGTHVRSTGEVGRLRVVKTESKGKGNKRLRVEIGDV; encoded by the coding sequence ATGACCACCACCGACGCCCTCTATCTGCGAGACGCCGAGCTCCAGACCTTCTCGGCGACGGTGGTCGAGGTCGATCACGAGGCTTCGGCGGTCGCACTCGACGCCACCGCGTTCTACCCGACCGGCGGGGGCCAACCCCACGACATGGGAGTTCTGGCCTTCGGCGAGGTCGAGGCGGCGGTGGTCAACGTCAAGAAGTCGGGTCAGCTCATCTGGCACACGCTCGATGCCGAACCGCCGCCGGTGGGCACGGCCGTCACCGGCACGATCGACTGGGAGCGACGGCACCAACTGATGCGTACCCACACCGCACTCCATGTGCTCTGCGGTGTGATCTGGAACGAGTGGTCGGTCCCGGTCACGGGCGGCAACATGGAGCCGCTCAAGGCGCGCATGGACTTCGAGTTCGATCCGCTCCCCGACAGCTTCGCCGAACGGGTCGAAGCACTCGTGAACGCCGAACTCGACGCCGATCGACCCATCGAGGTCTCATTCCTGCCCCGTGAGACGGCGGTCGTCGACGCGGATCTCATCCGCACCAAGGTCAACCTCATCCCCGAGTCCGTGAGCGAGATCCGGGTCGTCGACATCGTGGGGCTCGACAAGCAGGCCGACGGCGGTACCCACGTTCGTTCGACCGGCGAGGTCGGTCGCCTGCGCGTGGTGAAGACCGAGTCGAAGGGCAAGGGCAACAAGCGCCTCCGGGTCGAGATCGGCGACGTCTGA
- a CDS encoding phosphotransferase family protein, translating into MSDNNDVRGINTEPVTAWLEANIDGATGPFEFTIITGGHSNITYKVTGSDGAAYVLRRPPLGAVLASAHDMAREHRIIAGVGQTSLPVPRALGLCEDVSVNDAPFYVMNYVEGVVLHNDEAVLEAMPDEASRTATSRNVVEVLAQLHMTNPDDIGLGELGRKEAYLDRQLKRWAGQWEKSKTRELPEMERAHELLLQHKPEQKYTGIVHGDYRLGNMLVDPERCTVAAVLDWELCTLGDVLADVGYLLNNWVQPGEESARGATANPTSVGGFRTREELVAHYSEITGFEVTSINYYRAFQNWRLAAIVEGVLARYLQGVMADDTVDTDLYKQQVEGLCQQALDLLATLD; encoded by the coding sequence ATGAGTGACAACAACGACGTCCGGGGGATCAACACCGAGCCGGTCACCGCATGGCTCGAAGCCAATATCGACGGCGCCACCGGACCGTTCGAGTTCACCATCATCACCGGCGGCCACTCCAACATCACCTACAAGGTCACGGGCAGCGACGGCGCGGCCTACGTGCTGCGGCGGCCGCCGCTCGGGGCCGTGCTCGCCTCGGCCCACGACATGGCCCGTGAACACCGGATCATCGCCGGTGTCGGCCAGACCAGCCTGCCGGTGCCTCGGGCACTCGGGCTGTGCGAAGACGTCTCGGTCAACGACGCCCCGTTCTACGTCATGAACTATGTCGAGGGTGTCGTGCTCCACAACGACGAGGCGGTCCTCGAGGCCATGCCCGACGAGGCGAGCCGCACCGCCACCAGTCGCAACGTGGTCGAGGTGTTGGCGCAGCTGCACATGACCAATCCCGACGACATCGGGTTGGGCGAACTCGGCCGCAAGGAGGCCTACCTCGATCGCCAGCTCAAGCGCTGGGCCGGTCAGTGGGAGAAGTCCAAGACCCGCGAGCTTCCCGAGATGGAGCGGGCCCACGAACTACTGCTGCAGCACAAGCCGGAGCAGAAGTACACCGGCATCGTGCACGGCGACTACCGGCTGGGCAACATGCTCGTCGACCCCGAGCGCTGCACCGTTGCTGCGGTCCTCGATTGGGAGCTGTGCACGCTCGGCGACGTCTTGGCCGACGTCGGCTACCTGCTCAACAACTGGGTGCAGCCCGGGGAGGAGTCGGCCCGCGGCGCCACCGCCAACCCCACCTCGGTCGGCGGCTTCCGCACCCGTGAGGAACTCGTTGCCCACTACTCCGAGATCACCGGGTTCGAGGTCACCAGCATCAACTACTACCGGGCGTTCCAGAACTGGCGGCTCGCCGCCATCGTCGAGGGTGTGCTGGCTCGATATCTCCAGGGCGTGATGGCCGACGACACCGTCGACACCGACCTCTACAAGCAGCAGGTCGAGGGCCTCTGCCAGCAGGCGCTCGACCTCCTCGCCACGCTGGACTGA
- a CDS encoding AMP-binding protein, protein MTLVTTTGEKNTVDQAPPRSYAAQFAHHAETRPDAPAVTLGASTLSYGELDRAALRMARVLADHGTGEGDFVTIAEPNSLHFIIAAVACWKIGAIPQPVSSRLPRLELASIIELADPAAVVGVEVEGRTSFALGFEPSDDVSDAPLPDAVSPAWKAPTSGGSTGRPKLIVSGDPSMMSVDLEGRAKLLGATIDDTMVMPGPLYHNGPFIWSFVTLLSGGHLILLPRFDAEGTLAAVQQHRATSIYLVPTMMQRMWKLPEDVRDAYDLSTLQVAFHLAEPCPAWLKEVWIDWVGADVLWELYGGTEGQASTVLSGTEWLAHRGSVGKPSGGEIKIFDDDGNEVEPGTVGEVWMRPTEPGRITYRYIGAEAEARDGWECLGDIGWMDEDGYLYLADRRKDMILVGGANVYPAEIEAAISSHPNVASCAVIGLPDEDKGNRIHAIVQPAGELTDEMLREFLTERLVRYKQPRTFEYVDEPLRDDAGKVRRAQLQAERITTNEVR, encoded by the coding sequence GTGACCCTCGTCACCACCACCGGAGAGAAGAACACTGTGGATCAAGCACCGCCCCGCTCCTATGCGGCCCAGTTCGCCCATCACGCCGAGACCCGGCCCGACGCGCCTGCGGTCACCCTCGGCGCATCGACCCTCAGCTACGGCGAGCTCGACCGAGCAGCGCTCCGGATGGCTCGGGTGCTTGCCGACCACGGGACCGGCGAGGGCGACTTCGTCACGATCGCCGAACCGAACTCGCTCCATTTCATCATCGCCGCCGTCGCCTGCTGGAAGATCGGGGCGATCCCTCAGCCCGTGTCGTCTCGTCTCCCCCGGCTCGAGTTGGCATCGATCATCGAGCTCGCCGACCCGGCCGCCGTCGTCGGGGTCGAGGTCGAGGGTCGCACGTCCTTCGCGCTCGGCTTCGAACCGTCCGACGACGTGAGCGACGCACCGCTTCCCGACGCCGTCTCACCGGCCTGGAAGGCACCGACATCGGGCGGATCCACCGGTCGGCCCAAGCTGATCGTCTCGGGTGACCCATCGATGATGAGCGTCGATCTGGAGGGGCGGGCCAAGCTGCTCGGGGCCACGATCGACGACACGATGGTGATGCCCGGCCCGCTCTATCACAACGGGCCGTTCATCTGGTCCTTCGTCACCCTGCTCTCGGGTGGACATCTCATCCTGCTCCCACGCTTCGACGCCGAGGGCACCCTCGCCGCCGTGCAGCAGCACCGCGCCACCTCGATCTACCTCGTCCCCACGATGATGCAGCGCATGTGGAAGCTGCCCGAAGACGTGCGCGACGCCTACGACCTCAGCACGCTCCAGGTCGCCTTCCACCTCGCCGAGCCGTGCCCCGCCTGGCTCAAGGAAGTGTGGATCGACTGGGTCGGCGCCGATGTGCTGTGGGAGTTGTATGGCGGCACCGAGGGTCAGGCATCGACGGTCCTGAGCGGCACCGAGTGGCTCGCCCACCGCGGTTCGGTCGGCAAGCCCAGCGGCGGCGAGATCAAGATCTTCGATGACGACGGCAACGAGGTCGAGCCGGGCACCGTCGGCGAAGTGTGGATGCGACCGACCGAACCCGGCCGCATCACCTACCGCTACATCGGCGCCGAAGCCGAAGCCCGCGACGGCTGGGAGTGCCTCGGCGACATCGGCTGGATGGACGAAGACGGTTATCTCTACCTCGCCGATCGCCGCAAGGACATGATCCTGGTCGGTGGGGCCAACGTGTATCCGGCCGAGATCGAAGCGGCGATCAGTTCGCACCCCAACGTCGCGTCGTGTGCGGTGATCGGCCTCCCCGACGAGGACAAGGGCAACCGCATCCACGCCATCGTGCAGCCCGCAGGTGAGCTCACCGACGAGATGCTGCGCGAATTCCTCACCGAGCGATTGGTGCGCTACAAGCAACCACGCACCTTCGAATACGTCGACGAGCCGTTGCGCGACGACGCCGGTAAGGTCCGCCGAGCTCAGCTGCAGGCTGAACGAATCACCACGAATGAGGTCCGATGA